From a single Streptomyces sp. NBC_00377 genomic region:
- a CDS encoding carboxymuconolactone decarboxylase family protein codes for MTNNNSVSRVALKKITPDVSAAMGSLHGVAVSAAQDAKVDPEILELIRIRASQLNGCAFCLDMHTKDARAQGETEQRIYALNAWRETPFFNERERAALALTEAVTLVHDGQVPDAVYAEAAGVFDEAQVAALIWAATVINAYNRIAIATRMVPGAYQAAKK; via the coding sequence ATGACGAACAACAATTCCGTGTCCCGTGTGGCGCTCAAGAAGATAACCCCCGATGTTTCCGCCGCGATGGGCTCCCTGCACGGCGTCGCCGTTTCCGCGGCGCAGGACGCCAAGGTCGACCCCGAGATCCTGGAACTGATCAGGATCCGCGCCTCACAGCTCAACGGCTGCGCGTTCTGCCTCGACATGCACACCAAGGACGCCCGCGCCCAGGGCGAGACCGAGCAGCGTATCTACGCGCTGAACGCCTGGCGCGAGACCCCCTTCTTCAACGAACGGGAGCGCGCCGCACTGGCGTTGACCGAAGCGGTGACCCTGGTGCACGACGGCCAGGTCCCGGACGCGGTGTACGCCGAGGCCGCAGGTGTCTTCGACGAGGCGCAGGTGGCGGCGCTGATCTGGGCGGCCACGGTCATCAACGCGTACAACCGGATCGCGATCGCGACCCGTATGGTGCCCGGGGCCTATCAGGCCGCCAAGAAGTAA
- a CDS encoding ABC transporter permease: MATLTTPAPRVALPGVLGHQAVRKLLLLALAAAVLVPLAHARWGGGTWPHALTVDLTQPLSGASDWIIDNRDSHPLFTYFFGYLSNGVVLSVRAVYLVLLGAGWAGVTATAALVAWRVAGVRLALGTAAAFLACGLLGMWVPTMQTLALMVVAVLVSVVVGALLGLAGGLSERMDRALRPVLDTMQVLPAFAYLLPVVLVFGIGVPAAVLATVVYAAPPMARLTALGLKGADKEVLEAVESLGATARQRLLTARIPLARKELLLGLNQTIMMALSMAVIASVIGAGGLGDRVYQALASVDVGAALAAGIPIVLLAVVLDRVTAAAGDAGDGEPGSHRAAWAWTAVAAVAVALAGRAAGRLDWPDSWTVAIAAPVNDAVDWMTDHLYSGVPVIGGTADWAGHFTTWVLDPVRAGLQGLPWWAVLLLVAAIAWPIGTWRTALTAVLALAATGVLGVWEPSLDTLSQVLAAVAVTLVLGFAIGIAAARSDRFERLLRPVLDVFQTMPQFVYLIPVVALFGVGRAPAVAAAVVYALPAVVRITTQGLRQVDPAAMESARSLGATGAQQLRQVQLPLARPALLLAVNQGVVLVLAVVIIGGLVGGGALGYEAVFGLAQGDLATGLVAGAAIVCLGLMLDRVTQPADRRVKKGA; this comes from the coding sequence ATGGCCACGCTGACCACCCCCGCCCCGCGGGTCGCCCTCCCGGGCGTCCTCGGACACCAGGCCGTCCGCAAGCTCCTGCTGCTCGCTCTCGCGGCCGCGGTCCTCGTCCCGCTGGCCCATGCCCGGTGGGGCGGCGGCACCTGGCCGCACGCGCTCACCGTCGACCTGACCCAGCCGCTCTCCGGCGCCAGCGACTGGATCATCGACAACCGCGACAGCCACCCCCTGTTCACCTACTTCTTCGGCTACCTCAGCAACGGCGTGGTCCTCTCGGTGCGCGCCGTGTACCTGGTGCTGCTCGGCGCCGGCTGGGCCGGGGTCACCGCGACGGCCGCGCTGGTCGCCTGGCGGGTGGCCGGGGTGCGGCTCGCGCTCGGCACGGCGGCCGCGTTCCTGGCCTGCGGGCTGCTCGGCATGTGGGTGCCGACGATGCAGACCCTCGCCCTGATGGTCGTCGCCGTCCTGGTGTCGGTCGTCGTGGGCGCGCTGCTCGGCCTGGCCGGCGGTCTCTCCGAGCGCATGGACCGCGCCCTGCGCCCGGTCCTCGACACCATGCAGGTACTGCCCGCCTTCGCGTACCTGCTCCCGGTCGTCCTGGTCTTCGGCATCGGGGTCCCGGCGGCCGTCCTGGCCACCGTCGTCTACGCGGCCCCGCCCATGGCCCGGCTCACCGCGCTCGGACTGAAGGGCGCCGACAAGGAGGTCCTGGAGGCGGTGGAGTCGCTGGGCGCGACCGCGCGCCAGCGTCTGCTGACCGCCCGGATCCCGCTGGCCCGCAAGGAACTCCTCCTCGGCCTCAACCAGACGATCATGATGGCGCTGTCGATGGCGGTCATCGCGTCGGTGATCGGCGCGGGCGGCCTCGGTGACCGCGTCTACCAGGCGCTGGCCTCGGTCGACGTGGGCGCGGCCCTCGCCGCCGGCATCCCGATCGTGCTGCTCGCGGTCGTGCTGGACCGTGTCACGGCCGCCGCCGGTGACGCCGGCGACGGTGAACCGGGCAGCCACCGCGCCGCATGGGCCTGGACCGCCGTCGCCGCCGTGGCCGTGGCGCTCGCCGGCCGCGCGGCGGGCCGGCTCGACTGGCCCGACAGCTGGACGGTGGCCATCGCCGCACCGGTCAACGACGCCGTCGACTGGATGACCGACCACCTCTACTCCGGGGTCCCGGTGATCGGCGGAACCGCCGACTGGGCGGGCCACTTCACCACCTGGGTCCTCGACCCCGTCCGGGCCGGACTCCAGGGCCTGCCCTGGTGGGCGGTGCTCCTGCTGGTCGCCGCGATCGCCTGGCCGATCGGCACCTGGCGCACCGCGCTGACCGCCGTCCTCGCGCTGGCCGCGACCGGTGTGCTCGGCGTGTGGGAACCGTCCCTCGACACCCTTTCCCAGGTGCTGGCGGCCGTGGCCGTCACCCTCGTCCTGGGCTTCGCCATCGGCATCGCCGCCGCCCGCAGCGACCGCTTCGAACGGCTGCTGCGTCCGGTCCTGGACGTGTTCCAGACGATGCCGCAGTTCGTGTACCTGATCCCGGTGGTCGCCCTGTTCGGCGTCGGCCGCGCCCCCGCCGTCGCGGCGGCCGTCGTCTACGCGCTGCCCGCCGTCGTCCGCATCACCACGCAGGGCCTGCGTCAGGTCGACCCGGCGGCGATGGAGTCGGCCCGCTCGCTCGGCGCGACCGGGGCGCAGCAACTGCGCCAGGTCCAACTTCCGCTGGCCCGGCCCGCTTTGCTGCTCGCCGTGAACCAGGGTGTGGTCCTCGTCCTCGCCGTCGTCATCATCGGCGGGCTGGTCGGCGGAGGCGCACTCGGCTACGAGGCGGTCTTCGGGCTCGCCCAGGGCGACCTCGCGACCGGTCTGGTGGCCGGCGCCGCGATCGTCTGCCTCGGCCTGATGCTCGACCGGGTGACCCAGCCGGCCGACCGGCGCGTGAAGAAGGGAGCGTGA
- the pdxR gene encoding MocR-like pyridoxine biosynthesis transcription factor PdxR → MARSWATLGVDLHLEPTGPRLRRGLTDALREAVRGGRLPSGTRLPSSRSLAADLGIARNTVADAYADLVAEGWLTARQGSGTRVAEGRVSPPPGAGPRRPAPRRPAHDLRPGTPDLASFPRAEWLRAARRALTDAPSDAFGYGDPRGRAELRTALAGYLARARGVRADPGNLVICGGFAHGLKLLSTVLRARGTRTIAVESYGLDEHWRLLAAAGLRTVPLPFDALGTDPGEWKGAGAVLLTPAHQFPMGAALHPDRRTAVVNRARHTGGLVLEDDYDGEFRYDRQPVGALQGLDPDHVVYLGTASKSLAPGLRLGWMVLPPGVAEEVTAAKGGVDTAGVLDQLTLAEFITSGAYDRHVRAARLRYRRRRDALVAALAARAPAIRVTGIAAGLHAVLRLPPGTEEQAVRAAAGQDLAVDGLVPRYRHPDAVTEPLDALVVGYGTPPDHAWSGALDALCRALPFGENGSGITFPRQDIG, encoded by the coding sequence ATGGCGAGATCATGGGCCACTCTCGGTGTCGACCTGCATCTGGAACCGACCGGGCCGCGGCTGCGCCGAGGGCTGACCGATGCCCTGCGGGAGGCCGTCCGCGGCGGCCGGCTGCCCTCCGGGACCCGGCTCCCCTCCTCGCGTTCCCTCGCCGCCGACCTGGGCATCGCCCGCAACACGGTCGCCGACGCCTACGCCGACCTCGTCGCCGAGGGCTGGCTCACCGCCCGCCAGGGCTCGGGCACCAGGGTGGCCGAGGGCCGGGTCAGCCCGCCGCCGGGTGCGGGGCCCCGCCGCCCCGCACCCCGCAGGCCCGCCCACGACCTGCGCCCCGGCACCCCCGACCTCGCGTCCTTCCCGCGCGCCGAGTGGCTCAGGGCGGCCCGCCGCGCCCTCACGGACGCCCCCTCCGACGCCTTCGGCTACGGCGACCCCCGCGGCCGTGCCGAACTGCGCACCGCCCTCGCCGGCTACCTCGCCCGCGCCCGCGGGGTGCGCGCCGACCCCGGGAACCTCGTGATCTGCGGAGGGTTCGCGCACGGCCTGAAGCTGCTCAGCACCGTCCTGAGAGCGCGCGGGACGCGCACGATCGCCGTCGAGTCGTACGGCCTGGACGAGCACTGGAGGCTGCTGGCGGCGGCGGGCCTGCGCACGGTCCCGCTGCCCTTCGACGCACTCGGCACCGATCCGGGCGAGTGGAAGGGCGCCGGCGCGGTACTGCTCACCCCCGCCCACCAGTTCCCGATGGGAGCCGCCCTGCATCCCGACCGCCGGACGGCCGTCGTGAACCGGGCGCGGCACACCGGCGGCCTCGTCCTGGAGGACGACTACGACGGCGAGTTCCGCTACGACCGCCAGCCCGTCGGCGCTCTCCAGGGCCTGGACCCGGACCATGTGGTGTACCTGGGCACCGCCAGCAAGTCCCTGGCCCCCGGCCTGCGGCTGGGCTGGATGGTGCTGCCGCCGGGCGTGGCGGAGGAGGTGACGGCGGCCAAGGGCGGGGTGGACACGGCCGGGGTCCTGGACCAGCTGACGCTGGCGGAGTTCATCACGTCGGGCGCGTACGACCGCCACGTCCGGGCCGCCCGTCTGCGCTACCGCCGGCGCCGTGACGCGCTGGTCGCGGCCCTCGCCGCCCGCGCCCCCGCGATCCGCGTCACCGGCATCGCGGCGGGACTGCACGCCGTCCTGCGGCTCCCGCCGGGCACGGAGGAGCAGGCGGTCCGGGCGGCGGCCGGGCAGGACCTGGCGGTCGACGGCCTCGTGCCCCGTTACCGCCACCCGGACGCGGTCACCGAGCCTCTCGACGCCCTGGTCGTCGGGTACGGAACCCCGCCGGACCACGCCTGGTCCGGCGCGCTGGACGCGTTGTGCCGGGCACTTCCATTCGGTGAGAACGGCTCCGGAATTACTTTTCCCCGACAGGACATCGGATAG
- a CDS encoding ABC transporter substrate-binding protein translates to MRLRRLRLRDTRSRTTAVTALTAGASALLLLTGCGAADMTKQASPFANAQGARTVTLSVQSWVGAQANVAVAQYLLEHKLGYRVDTVQVDEVPAWDALSQGRVDAILEDWGHPDQEQRYVDDKKTIARGGDLGVTGHIGWYVPTYFAKQHPDVTNWKNLDKYAPLLRTAESGGKGQLMDGSPSYVTNDKALVKNLKLDYQVVFAGSEAAQITQMKQFAKEKKPFLTYWYAPQWLFEKVPMTEVKLPAYKEGCDADPDKVACAYPHTPLQKYLNADFAKDGGRAAAFLKKFRWTLEDQNEVALMIADQKLTPEQAAKKWVDGHASTWKAWLS, encoded by the coding sequence ATGCGACTTCGACGGCTACGACTTCGTGACACGCGGTCTCGTACGACGGCCGTGACGGCGCTGACCGCCGGGGCGTCGGCGCTCCTGCTGCTGACCGGCTGCGGCGCCGCCGACATGACCAAGCAGGCATCGCCCTTCGCCAACGCGCAGGGCGCCAGAACCGTCACCCTCTCGGTGCAGTCCTGGGTGGGCGCACAGGCCAACGTGGCCGTCGCCCAGTACCTGCTGGAGCACAAGCTCGGCTACCGCGTCGACACCGTTCAGGTCGACGAGGTGCCCGCCTGGGACGCGCTCAGCCAGGGCCGGGTCGACGCGATCCTGGAGGACTGGGGCCACCCCGACCAGGAGCAGCGCTACGTCGACGACAAGAAGACGATCGCGCGCGGCGGCGACCTCGGCGTCACCGGACACATCGGCTGGTACGTCCCGACGTACTTCGCCAAGCAGCACCCGGACGTCACGAACTGGAAGAACCTCGACAAGTACGCCCCGCTGCTGCGTACCGCGGAGAGCGGCGGCAAGGGCCAGCTCATGGACGGCTCCCCGTCCTACGTCACCAACGACAAGGCCCTGGTGAAGAACCTGAAGCTCGACTACCAGGTCGTCTTCGCCGGTTCCGAGGCGGCCCAGATCACGCAGATGAAGCAGTTCGCCAAGGAGAAGAAGCCCTTCCTCACCTACTGGTACGCCCCGCAGTGGCTGTTCGAGAAGGTTCCGATGACCGAGGTGAAGCTGCCCGCCTACAAGGAGGGCTGCGACGCCGACCCGGACAAGGTCGCCTGCGCCTACCCGCACACCCCGTTGCAGAAGTACCTCAACGCCGACTTCGCGAAGGACGGCGGCAGGGCGGCCGCCTTCCTGAAGAAGTTCAGGTGGACCCTCGAGGACCAGAACGAGGTGGCCCTGATGATCGCGGACCAGAAGCTCACTCCGGAGCAGGCCGCGAAGAAGTGGGTGGACGGCCACGCCTCGACATGGAAGGCGTGGCTGTCCTGA
- a CDS encoding aldehyde dehydrogenase family protein produces the protein MADRTEQPEQLDHRTIHAGGEWLEAVSGETREILDPADGRPFAVVAEGDEKDTDLAVAAARAAFDEGDWPHTPVVERAAVLQRVADLLVRDRERLGLLESRDAGKTLEEGRVDIDCVADAFRYFAGLVASEAPGRVVDAGSPDIHSVVVHEPVGVCALITPWNYPLLQASWKIAPALAAGNTFVVKPSEITPLTTIALIDLLLEAGLPAGVAGIVTGPGHTVGARLAEHPDVDLVSFTGGLVSGTKVAQAAAPTVKKVALELGGKNPNVVFADACATEEAFDTAVDQALNAAFIHSGQVCSAGSRLIVEESVRERFVAELARRAERIRLGRGTEDGVECGPLVSEQQRAKTEAYVASALAEGAELRSGGRRPQPAPHRPESGYFYEPTVLDRCHREMRVVREEVFGPVLTVETFRTEDEAVALANDTEYGLAGAVWTADAGRARRVAGRLRHGTVWINDFHPYLPQAEWGGFGKSGVGRELGPAGLAEYRESKHVYQNLAPRPVRWFAG, from the coding sequence ATGGCCGACAGGACGGAACAGCCGGAACAGCTAGACCATCGGACGATCCACGCGGGCGGAGAGTGGCTGGAAGCCGTCTCCGGCGAGACCCGCGAGATCCTCGACCCTGCGGACGGCCGCCCCTTCGCCGTCGTCGCGGAGGGTGACGAGAAGGACACCGACCTGGCGGTCGCGGCCGCCCGAGCCGCCTTCGACGAGGGCGACTGGCCGCACACCCCCGTCGTCGAACGCGCCGCCGTGCTCCAGCGTGTCGCCGACCTCCTCGTACGCGACCGCGAACGGCTGGGTCTGCTGGAGAGCCGGGACGCGGGCAAGACGCTCGAAGAGGGCCGTGTCGACATCGACTGCGTCGCCGACGCCTTCCGCTACTTCGCCGGACTCGTCGCCAGCGAGGCTCCCGGCCGGGTCGTGGACGCGGGCTCGCCCGACATCCACAGCGTCGTCGTCCATGAGCCCGTCGGCGTGTGCGCACTGATCACGCCTTGGAACTACCCTCTGCTCCAGGCGAGTTGGAAGATCGCCCCGGCTCTCGCCGCGGGCAACACCTTCGTCGTCAAGCCGAGCGAGATCACCCCGCTGACGACGATCGCGCTCATCGACCTGCTGCTGGAGGCCGGGTTGCCCGCCGGGGTCGCCGGCATCGTCACCGGACCCGGGCACACGGTCGGCGCCCGGCTCGCCGAGCACCCCGACGTCGACCTCGTGTCCTTCACCGGCGGTCTGGTCAGCGGCACGAAGGTCGCGCAGGCCGCCGCCCCGACCGTCAAGAAGGTCGCCCTCGAACTCGGCGGCAAGAACCCCAACGTGGTCTTCGCCGACGCCTGCGCCACCGAAGAGGCCTTCGACACCGCCGTCGACCAGGCCCTCAACGCCGCTTTCATTCACAGCGGCCAGGTCTGCTCGGCGGGCTCCCGGCTCATCGTCGAGGAGTCGGTCCGGGAGCGCTTCGTCGCCGAACTCGCCCGCAGGGCCGAGAGGATCCGGCTCGGACGGGGCACGGAGGACGGCGTCGAGTGCGGTCCGCTCGTCTCCGAGCAGCAGCGCGCCAAGACCGAGGCGTACGTCGCCTCCGCGCTCGCCGAGGGCGCGGAACTGCGCAGCGGCGGCCGGCGTCCGCAGCCCGCCCCGCACCGGCCGGAGTCCGGCTACTTCTACGAGCCCACCGTCCTCGACCGCTGCCACCGCGAGATGCGGGTCGTGCGGGAGGAGGTGTTCGGTCCGGTCCTCACCGTCGAGACCTTCCGGACCGAGGACGAGGCCGTGGCCCTCGCCAACGACACCGAGTACGGCCTCGCGGGCGCCGTCTGGACCGCCGACGCGGGCCGGGCCCGACGCGTCGCGGGCCGGCTGCGCCACGGCACCGTCTGGATCAACGACTTCCACCCCTATCTCCCGCAGGCGGAGTGGGGCGGCTTCGGCAAGAGCGGCGTGGGCCGCGAACTCGGTCCCGCCGGACTCGCCGAGTACCGCGAGTCCAAGCACGTCTACCAGAACCTCGCGCCACGCCCCGTGCGCTGGTTCGCCGGCTGA
- a CDS encoding GMC family oxidoreductase: protein MPESTHLYDYVVIGGGTAGSVIASRLTENPDTTVAVIEGGPSDVGREDVLTLRRWMGLLGGELDYDYPTTEQPRGNSHIRHSRARVLGGCSSHNTLIAFKPLPSDFDEWEAAGALGWGAGSMETYYTRLLNNIVPVDEKDRNPIARDFVDAAQKATGVPRIDGFNQKPFDDGAGFFDLAYHPETNKRSSASVAYLHPVMDERPNLTILLETWAHRLELDGTRAQGVHVRTKDGEEILVRARREVVLCAGAVDSPRLLLHSGIGPKADLDALGIPVVHDLPGVGENLLDHPESVIVWETRGPLPENSAMDSDAGLFVRRDPGHPGPDLMFHFYQVPFTDNPERLGYERPPYGVSMTPNIPKPKSRGRLYLESADPSVKPALDFRYFTDEDDHDARTLVDGIRIAREIAKTEPLAGWLEREVAPGPDITGDEELSEYARRVAHTVYHPAGTCRMGAADDELAVVDPELKVRGLDGLRIADASVFPTMTAVNPMIGVLMVGEKAVDLIGGGAR, encoded by the coding sequence ATGCCAGAGAGCACTCACCTCTACGACTATGTAGTCATCGGAGGCGGAACCGCCGGTTCCGTCATCGCCTCCCGGCTCACCGAGAACCCCGACACGACCGTCGCCGTCATCGAGGGCGGCCCCAGCGACGTCGGCCGCGAAGACGTCCTGACCCTGCGCCGCTGGATGGGCCTGCTCGGCGGTGAACTCGACTACGACTACCCGACCACCGAGCAGCCGCGCGGCAACTCCCACATCCGGCACAGCCGCGCCCGCGTCCTCGGTGGATGCTCCTCCCACAACACGCTCATCGCCTTCAAGCCGCTGCCCTCCGACTTCGACGAGTGGGAGGCGGCCGGCGCCCTGGGCTGGGGCGCCGGCTCCATGGAGACGTACTACACGCGCCTGCTGAACAACATCGTCCCGGTCGACGAGAAGGACCGGAACCCCATCGCCCGCGACTTCGTCGACGCCGCCCAGAAGGCGACCGGAGTGCCCCGCATCGACGGCTTCAACCAGAAGCCCTTCGACGACGGTGCCGGCTTCTTCGACCTCGCCTACCACCCGGAGACCAACAAGCGGTCGAGCGCGTCGGTCGCCTACCTGCACCCGGTGATGGACGAACGGCCCAACCTGACGATCCTGCTGGAGACCTGGGCGCACCGGCTGGAACTGGACGGCACGCGCGCGCAAGGGGTGCACGTCCGCACCAAGGACGGCGAGGAGATCCTCGTCAGGGCCCGCCGCGAGGTCGTGCTGTGCGCGGGGGCCGTCGACTCGCCCCGCCTCCTCCTGCACTCCGGCATCGGTCCGAAGGCCGACCTGGACGCGCTCGGCATACCCGTCGTCCACGACCTTCCGGGCGTCGGCGAGAACCTCCTCGACCACCCCGAGTCGGTGATCGTCTGGGAGACCCGCGGCCCGCTTCCGGAGAACTCCGCGATGGACTCCGACGCCGGCCTCTTCGTGCGCCGCGACCCCGGACACCCGGGACCCGACCTGATGTTCCACTTCTACCAGGTGCCCTTCACGGACAACCCGGAGCGCCTGGGGTACGAACGCCCGCCGTACGGCGTCTCGATGACCCCCAACATCCCCAAGCCGAAGTCACGCGGGCGGCTCTACCTGGAGAGCGCGGACCCCTCCGTGAAGCCCGCCCTCGACTTCCGCTACTTCACCGACGAGGACGACCACGACGCCCGCACCCTCGTCGACGGGATCAGGATCGCCCGCGAGATAGCGAAGACAGAGCCGCTGGCCGGCTGGCTCGAACGCGAGGTGGCGCCGGGCCCGGACATCACGGGCGACGAGGAGCTGAGCGAGTACGCCCGCAGGGTCGCGCACACCGTGTACCACCCGGCGGGCACCTGCCGCATGGGTGCCGCCGACGACGAACTCGCAGTTGTGGACCCCGAGTTGAAGGTGCGCGGCCTGGACGGCCTGCGCATCGCCGACGCATCCGTCTTCCCGACCATGACCGCCGTGAACCCGATGATCGGAGTGCTCATGGTCGGGGAGAAAGCCGTAGACCTGATCGGAGGTGGTGCGCGATGA
- a CDS encoding carboxymuconolactone decarboxylase family protein, which yields MTTHAHPTTTDEQVRYAPEHTPRLNWSAHAPEVFSAMRRLDAAARKGLDPKLVELVKIRASQVNRCALCVDMHSKDALAAGESVERIVQLSAWDESEHFYTERELAALALTEAVTVLTEGFVSDEVYGRAAKHFGEAQLAQLIATITVINAWNRFGVACRLVPGHYRPGQHA from the coding sequence ATGACGACGCACGCACATCCCACGACCACCGACGAACAGGTGCGGTACGCCCCCGAGCACACTCCCCGGCTGAACTGGTCCGCGCACGCCCCCGAGGTGTTCTCCGCGATGCGCAGGCTCGACGCCGCGGCCCGCAAGGGCCTCGACCCGAAGCTGGTCGAGCTGGTGAAGATCCGCGCCTCGCAGGTGAACCGCTGCGCGCTCTGCGTCGACATGCACAGCAAGGACGCACTCGCGGCGGGCGAGAGCGTCGAGCGGATCGTCCAGCTCAGCGCGTGGGACGAGTCGGAGCACTTCTACACGGAGAGGGAACTGGCGGCGCTCGCGCTGACGGAGGCGGTGACCGTCCTCACGGAAGGCTTCGTGTCCGACGAGGTGTACGGGCGGGCCGCGAAGCACTTCGGGGAGGCCCAGCTGGCGCAGCTGATCGCCACGATCACGGTCATCAACGCCTGGAACCGGTTCGGCGTGGCCTGCCGGCTCGTGCCGGGGCACTACCGGCCGGGGCAGCACGCCTGA
- a CDS encoding quaternary amine ABC transporter ATP-binding protein, whose protein sequence is MTTTPATRKPPTATTGAPVFSVDGLWKVFGPKPERVPADPGLTALDPAELRARTGCTAAVRDVSFDVRKGEVFVVMGLSGSGKSTLVRCLTRLIEPTAGTIVVDGEDVRAMDRTRLRELRRHRAAMVFQHFGLLPHRTVLDNVAYGLEIQGMGRSERRTRAKEVVEKVGLEGMEQRKPGQLSGGQRQRVGLARALAVDPEVLLFDEPFSALDPLIRRDMQEEVVRLHREEGRTMVFITHDLSEALKLGDRIALMRDGRVVQLGTPEEIVGSPADDYVREFVRDVPREQVMTVRTAMRPASVEEAGGGPALAPDATVSQAIEAVARAGAPARVMDAGRCLGVVDHERLLGVVAGTEPAGTAPAPADRSPGSAPSGREPGSVPPGSVAVGTETRKEAV, encoded by the coding sequence ATGACCACCACGCCCGCCACTCGCAAACCGCCCACCGCCACGACCGGCGCACCCGTCTTCTCGGTGGACGGCCTCTGGAAGGTCTTCGGACCCAAGCCCGAGCGCGTCCCGGCCGACCCCGGGCTCACCGCCCTCGACCCCGCCGAGCTGCGCGCGCGCACCGGCTGCACGGCCGCCGTCCGGGACGTCTCCTTCGACGTCCGCAAGGGTGAGGTCTTCGTCGTGATGGGCCTGTCCGGTTCCGGCAAGTCCACCCTGGTGCGCTGTCTGACCCGGCTGATCGAGCCGACGGCCGGCACGATCGTCGTCGACGGCGAGGACGTCCGCGCGATGGACCGCACCCGGCTGCGCGAACTGCGCAGGCACCGCGCCGCGATGGTCTTCCAGCACTTCGGCCTCCTCCCGCACCGCACGGTCCTGGACAACGTGGCCTACGGCCTGGAGATCCAGGGCATGGGCCGCTCCGAGCGGCGCACACGTGCCAAGGAGGTCGTCGAGAAGGTCGGACTCGAGGGCATGGAGCAGCGCAAACCCGGCCAGCTCTCCGGCGGCCAGCGCCAACGCGTGGGCCTGGCCAGGGCATTGGCCGTCGACCCGGAGGTCCTCCTCTTCGACGAGCCGTTCAGCGCGCTCGACCCGCTCATCCGGCGCGACATGCAGGAGGAGGTGGTGCGGCTGCACCGCGAGGAGGGCCGCACGATGGTCTTCATCACGCACGACCTCAGCGAGGCGCTGAAGCTGGGCGACCGCATCGCCCTGATGCGCGACGGGCGGGTGGTGCAGCTGGGCACCCCCGAGGAGATCGTGGGCTCCCCGGCCGACGACTACGTCCGCGAGTTCGTCCGCGACGTACCGCGCGAGCAGGTCATGACGGTGCGTACGGCCATGCGCCCCGCCTCCGTCGAGGAAGCGGGCGGCGGTCCCGCCCTCGCCCCGGACGCCACCGTGTCCCAGGCCATCGAGGCGGTCGCCAGGGCCGGCGCTCCGGCGCGGGTCATGGACGCGGGCCGGTGCCTGGGCGTCGTCGACCACGAGCGGCTGCTCGGCGTCGTGGCCGGTACGGAACCCGCCGGAACGGCCCCCGCCCCGGCCGACCGCAGCCCCGGATCCGCCCCGTCCGGACGGGAGCCCGGATCCGTCCCGCCCGGGTCCGTCGCGGTCGGAACGGAGACCCGTAAGGAGGCGGTCTGA
- a CDS encoding aminotransferase class IV, whose amino-acid sequence MGARATVAEGLSTWTPGRGLTAGPGPVADGPLLVADSWLVREGRVRGYRRHRERFLRACAECGGPGPRRLVEFWQDVTAALPRTGEWFPRVELTADSLELRLRLRPAPPLGTEVRLWSVGQPDRRTAPRRKGPDLDVLARVRGRAVEEGAQEGVLVGPSGVVLESATASVLWWERDTLCLPPPRLPVLPGVTVALVRERAARSGIRTAHRERTVAGLAGREVWLVNALHGIRPVTGWTGDPMTAGPAPRAGEWRKWLDGLSEPLPDI is encoded by the coding sequence GTGGGTGCACGAGCGACCGTCGCCGAGGGGTTGTCGACATGGACGCCCGGTCGTGGGCTGACCGCCGGTCCGGGACCCGTGGCGGACGGGCCGCTGCTGGTCGCGGACTCGTGGCTGGTCCGCGAGGGCCGGGTGCGCGGGTACCGCAGGCACCGTGAGCGGTTCCTGCGGGCCTGCGCGGAGTGCGGCGGCCCGGGGCCGCGTCGGCTGGTCGAGTTCTGGCAGGACGTGACCGCCGCGTTGCCGCGCACGGGCGAGTGGTTTCCCCGAGTCGAACTCACGGCGGATTCCCTGGAGTTGAGGTTGCGGCTGCGGCCGGCCCCGCCGCTCGGCACGGAGGTGCGGCTCTGGTCGGTCGGCCAGCCGGACCGGCGGACGGCGCCCCGCCGCAAGGGCCCGGACCTGGACGTCCTGGCCCGGGTGCGGGGGCGGGCGGTCGAAGAGGGAGCTCAGGAGGGGGTGCTGGTCGGCCCGTCCGGGGTGGTGCTGGAGTCGGCCACCGCGAGCGTGCTGTGGTGGGAGCGGGACACCCTGTGCCTGCCGCCGCCCCGGCTGCCCGTGCTGCCCGGAGTGACCGTCGCACTGGTTCGCGAACGTGCCGCTCGGTCCGGGATCCGGACCGCGCACCGCGAACGCACCGTGGCCGGGCTGGCCGGCCGTGAGGTGTGGCTGGTGAACGCGCTGCACGGGATCCGGCCGGTGACGGGCTGGACCGGGGATCCGATGACAGCCGGTCCGGCGCCGCGGGCGGGGGAATGGCGGAAGTGGCTGGACGGATTGTCGGAGCCGCTTCCGGATATCTAG